The Raoultibacter phocaeensis genome includes a window with the following:
- a CDS encoding response regulator, with translation MIDSARTILVVEDDAAIRNLVATTLQVHGYRHREASTGNSALLELTSATDIDLVILDLGLPDADGVDIIRSVRGWSRMPIIVLSARIEDADKVEALDAGADDYLVKPFSVEELLARLRVALRRLDAGIAAEEEAVYENGDLRIDYRAASATCHGEDIHLTPIEYKLLCLLARNTGKVLTHTYILKEVWGTALSSDIPSLRVFMATLRKKIEPDPAHPVYIQTHVGIGYRMMRVED, from the coding sequence ATGATCGACAGCGCACGGACTATTCTGGTCGTCGAAGACGATGCGGCGATTCGCAACCTGGTGGCGACGACGCTTCAGGTGCACGGTTACCGGCATCGCGAGGCGTCCACCGGTAACAGCGCGCTGCTCGAACTCACCTCGGCAACCGACATCGATCTCGTGATCCTCGATCTCGGGCTGCCCGATGCAGACGGCGTCGATATCATCCGTTCGGTCCGCGGCTGGTCGCGTATGCCGATCATTGTGCTTTCGGCGCGTATCGAGGATGCCGACAAGGTGGAGGCGCTCGATGCGGGGGCCGACGATTACCTTGTCAAGCCGTTCTCGGTTGAAGAGCTGCTCGCGCGGCTGCGGGTGGCGTTGCGCAGGCTCGATGCGGGTATAGCCGCAGAAGAGGAAGCGGTCTACGAGAACGGCGATTTGCGTATCGATTACCGCGCTGCAAGCGCGACCTGCCACGGCGAGGACATCCACCTCACGCCGATCGAGTACAAACTGTTGTGCCTGCTTGCCCGCAATACCGGCAAGGTGCTTACCCATACCTACATCTTGAAGGAAGTATGGGGCACGGCGCTCTCTTCCGACATCCCGTCGCTTCGCGTGTTCATGGCGACGCTGCGCAAGAAGATCGAACCCGATCCAGCTCACCCCGTCTACATCCAAACGCACGTGGGCATCGGATACCGCATGATGCGAGTGGAAGATTGA
- a CDS encoding sensor histidine kinase, protein MVDEGTFEIRRDPDEILRQIKEAETLDEPGRGTLKIFFGYAAGVGKTYAMLEEAHIAKEKGFDVVVGYVEPHTRAETTALLEGLEQLECHTVEHRGIALREFDLDGALARKPQILIVDELAHTNAPGSRHRKRYQDIEELLRAGITVFTTVNVQHLEGLNDKISAITQVRVAERIPDSIFDRADSVELIDIEPDDLIERLNAGKVYVPDRSWVALSNFFTKKNLAALREIALRRMADRMTRAPVVDGAACRVEAGEDVLVYVTPDAGNVKVIRAAANMAESFHGVLTALVIESSESKKLDAEERGRLRANIDLAEELGAHVVTMHGDDVAMLIAQYSVTAGITQLVLGSTQKGRGFFSSRESLVNRLTHLSYGAVINVVPVKDLPKQMSRFRPATGFKFTSGDVAKAVLAVALATVIGLAVHGLGLASSVILMGYMLVVLLFATRADGFFYSVFAALGSVLAYNFFFTVPRFTLDAYGINYPFIFAFLLISTLVASSLTVRMKRQTEATARRAYRTEVLLESSRELQATTTIESCFATAAKQIMKILDRPIVMYRADSEGRLSEPNVYDLAGSGGGDASAVELVSPNEVAVATWVASNNERAGATTGTLAEARCLYLPIRSKGAVFGVAGLVMEEDSEDFGSFEKNLLIALLDECGQACDQIVSARERHEMRVKAEKEELRSNLLRMISHDLRTPLTSISGDADMLLSEGDRLSEEQKRRMYSDMYEDSSWLISLVENLLSVTRIDDGSVELDMQPEMIGDIVREAVSHTNRRGAEHAIRIDVPDELLMVKADARLIMQVIINLVNNAISYTPPGSHIEVSARRTRGENGVPAVLVAVSDDGLGVPDADKERIFGMFFTGSLSGPLKEGGDAHRSMGLGLALCRSIVRVHGGELTISDATPHGSVFSFKLAEATVGGIEGVGARTSRSQTDPDDDAKADRLPTDLQDGAQDGALERESAGSGTDTAIEE, encoded by the coding sequence ATGGTTGACGAAGGCACCTTCGAGATCAGGCGAGATCCCGATGAGATACTGCGCCAGATCAAAGAGGCGGAAACGCTCGACGAGCCGGGACGCGGTACGCTCAAGATATTCTTCGGCTACGCGGCAGGCGTCGGTAAAACCTACGCCATGCTCGAAGAGGCCCATATCGCCAAAGAGAAGGGCTTCGACGTCGTCGTGGGCTATGTCGAGCCGCATACGCGTGCCGAAACGACGGCGCTGCTCGAGGGGCTCGAGCAGTTGGAATGCCATACGGTCGAGCACCGCGGCATCGCGCTGCGCGAATTCGACCTCGACGGCGCCCTTGCGCGCAAGCCGCAGATCCTCATTGTAGACGAGCTCGCCCACACCAACGCCCCCGGGAGCCGTCATCGCAAGCGCTACCAGGATATTGAAGAGCTGCTGCGCGCGGGCATCACGGTGTTCACCACCGTGAACGTGCAGCACCTTGAAGGTTTGAACGACAAGATTTCGGCCATCACGCAGGTGCGGGTGGCCGAGCGCATCCCCGATTCCATCTTCGACCGCGCCGATTCGGTGGAACTCATCGACATCGAACCCGACGATCTGATCGAGCGCCTGAATGCGGGCAAGGTGTACGTACCCGATCGCAGCTGGGTGGCGCTTTCGAACTTCTTCACGAAGAAGAACCTTGCCGCGCTGCGCGAAATCGCCCTGCGCCGTATGGCCGATCGCATGACGCGCGCGCCCGTCGTTGACGGAGCTGCATGCCGCGTCGAGGCGGGCGAGGATGTGCTCGTATACGTGACGCCCGATGCCGGCAACGTGAAGGTCATCCGAGCTGCTGCCAATATGGCCGAATCGTTCCACGGCGTGCTCACCGCACTGGTCATCGAGTCCTCGGAATCGAAGAAGCTCGATGCCGAGGAGCGAGGCCGTTTGCGCGCCAACATCGATCTCGCCGAAGAGCTCGGGGCGCACGTGGTCACGATGCACGGCGACGATGTGGCCATGCTCATCGCGCAGTACTCCGTAACGGCGGGCATAACCCAGCTCGTGCTGGGCAGCACGCAGAAGGGCAGAGGGTTCTTCAGTTCCAGGGAAAGCCTGGTGAATCGGCTTACGCACCTATCGTACGGAGCGGTCATCAACGTCGTGCCGGTGAAAGATCTTCCGAAGCAGATGAGTCGCTTCAGACCGGCGACCGGGTTCAAGTTCACGTCGGGCGATGTGGCGAAGGCCGTACTGGCCGTTGCGCTCGCGACCGTGATCGGCCTTGCAGTGCATGGGCTCGGACTCGCCTCATCGGTCATCCTCATGGGCTATATGCTCGTGGTGCTTCTGTTCGCCACCCGCGCTGACGGGTTCTTCTACTCGGTGTTCGCGGCACTTGGCAGCGTGCTCGCGTACAACTTCTTCTTCACCGTGCCGCGCTTCACGCTCGATGCATACGGCATCAACTACCCGTTCATCTTCGCGTTTTTATTGATATCCACGCTTGTCGCCTCGTCGTTGACCGTGCGCATGAAACGGCAGACCGAAGCGACTGCGCGACGCGCCTATCGTACCGAAGTGCTGCTCGAAAGCAGCCGCGAGCTGCAGGCGACCACCACAATCGAGAGTTGTTTTGCCACGGCGGCCAAGCAGATCATGAAGATACTCGATCGGCCTATAGTCATGTACCGCGCGGATTCCGAGGGAAGGCTTTCGGAGCCGAACGTGTACGACTTGGCTGGCAGCGGAGGTGGCGATGCGAGTGCCGTCGAGCTTGTCTCCCCCAACGAGGTTGCGGTTGCCACCTGGGTCGCCTCGAACAACGAACGGGCGGGTGCCACTACGGGCACGCTCGCCGAAGCGCGCTGTTTGTATCTTCCGATCCGCTCGAAGGGGGCGGTGTTCGGCGTCGCAGGTCTTGTGATGGAAGAGGACAGCGAGGATTTCGGATCATTTGAAAAGAACCTGCTCATCGCCCTTCTCGACGAGTGCGGGCAAGCGTGCGACCAAATCGTTTCTGCGCGCGAGCGGCACGAGATGCGCGTAAAAGCGGAGAAGGAAGAATTGCGATCGAACCTGCTTCGAATGATATCGCACGATCTGAGAACGCCGCTCACGAGCATCTCGGGCGATGCCGACATGTTGCTATCCGAAGGCGATAGGCTAAGCGAAGAACAGAAGCGGCGGATGTATTCGGACATGTACGAGGATTCGAGCTGGCTCATCTCGCTGGTAGAGAACCTGCTGTCGGTGACGCGCATCGACGACGGCAGCGTCGAACTCGATATGCAGCCCGAGATGATCGGGGACATCGTGCGGGAAGCCGTTTCGCACACGAACCGCAGGGGGGCCGAGCACGCGATCCGCATCGACGTTCCCGACGAACTTTTGATGGTGAAAGCCGACGCGCGGCTGATCATGCAGGTGATCATCAACCTGGTGAACAACGCCATATCCTATACGCCGCCCGGCTCGCATATCGAAGTATCCGCCCGCCGCACCCGTGGCGAGAATGGTGTGCCGGCGGTGCTCGTTGCGGTTTCCGACGACGGCCTCGGTGTGCCCGATGCCGATAAGGAGCGCATTTTCGGCATGTTCTTCACCGGCTCTTTGAGCGGGCCGCTCAAAGAGGGCGGCGACGCCCATCGCAGCATGGGCCTTGGGCTCGCGCTCTGCCGCTCGATCGTGCGTGTGCATGGAGGCGAGTTGACGATTTCGGACGCAACGCCGCACGGCAGCGTGTTTTCGTTTAAGCTAGCCGAGGCGACAGTCGGCGGCATCGAAGGTGTCGGTGCCAGGACCAGCCGATCCCAAACCGACCCGGACGACGATGCGAAGGCCGATCGGCTCCCGACCGATTTGCAGGACGGGGCGCAGGACGGCGCATTGGAACGCGAGTCGGCCGGCTCGGGTACGGATACCGCGATCGAGGAGTAG
- the kdpC gene encoding K(+)-transporting ATPase subunit C, which yields MNNKSIGKTLGRAAGFFVIMSLITGVIYTGVCLGVGQLFFPFQANGSIIDVDADGDGTADARYATLLGQQFEDQDHLWGRPTNYNLSTFTDDEGNPIAWAGPSNKTPADEEFEELVAKRVEAIRAAHPEKGDKPIPSDLVTVSGSGLDPEISPAAAEYQVERLAKNTGKSASEIRSIIEACTEQPQLGILGEPRVNVLKVNLMLDGVLS from the coding sequence ATGAACAACAAGAGTATCGGCAAAACGCTCGGAAGGGCCGCAGGGTTCTTCGTGATCATGAGCCTGATCACTGGCGTTATCTATACCGGCGTATGCTTGGGAGTCGGGCAGCTGTTCTTCCCCTTCCAAGCCAACGGGAGCATCATCGACGTCGATGCAGACGGCGACGGCACCGCCGACGCGCGCTACGCTACGCTGCTCGGCCAGCAGTTCGAAGACCAGGACCATCTGTGGGGCCGCCCGACGAACTATAACCTCTCGACGTTTACCGACGATGAGGGCAACCCGATTGCCTGGGCGGGTCCGTCGAACAAAACGCCTGCGGACGAGGAGTTCGAAGAGCTTGTGGCAAAGCGGGTGGAAGCGATCCGCGCGGCTCATCCCGAGAAAGGCGACAAGCCCATCCCGAGCGATCTGGTGACGGTATCGGGCAGCGGCCTCGATCCCGAGATATCGCCCGCCGCGGCCGAGTACCAGGTGGAACGGCTGGCGAAGAACACGGGCAAGAGCGCTTCAGAAATCCGCAGTATCATCGAAGCATGTACCGAACAGCCGCAACTCGGGATTCTCGGCGAGCCGCGGGTGAATGTGCTGAAGGTAAACCTGATGCTCGACGGGGTGCTATCATAG
- the kdpB gene encoding potassium-transporting ATPase subunit KdpB: MATATMNKYDTKAQAKRAVRDAFVKLNPKDQIKNPVMFMVFVSAVLTTILFVLSLIGIADSQPGFILAIAVILWLTVLFANFAEAIAEGRGKAQADSLRAAKRDVQAHKITQGMLAAGQHEEDPSHVYLARAEEVSSATLKKKDYVFVCAGEQIPADGEVVQGAASVDESAITGESAPVIRESGGDRSSVTGGTTVLSDWLVICVTQESGKSFLDQMIAMVESASRKKTPNEIALEILLVALTIIFLLVAVSLFTFSGFAAGQEGIANPTTITSLVALFVCLAPTTIGALLSAIGIAGMSRLNKANVLAMSGRAVEAAGDVDVLLLDKTGTITLGNRQASAFIPVDGATEEDLADAAQLASLTDETPEGRSIVVLAKDLFNIRERELGGAGMVSIPFSAATRMSGVDFEGHEIRKGAADAIKDYVEKAGGSYSDECREQVEAISRAGGTPLLVARDHRIMGVIYLKDIIKQGIKENFASLRKMGIKTIMITGDNPMTAAAIAAEAGVDDFLAEATPESKLEIIRTYQAEGHMVAMTGDGTNDAPALAQADVAVAMNSGTQAAKEAGNMVDLDSSPTKLIDIVMIGKQLLMTRGSLTTFSIANDVAKYFAIIPALFAPLYPALDALNIMRLTSPETAILSAIIYNALIIVALIPLALKGVKYREASSQSLLARNLLVYGLGGIVLPFVAIKAIDMLLTVFGMA; encoded by the coding sequence ATGGCAACTGCCACAATGAACAAGTACGACACGAAAGCGCAGGCGAAGCGGGCGGTTCGCGACGCATTCGTGAAGCTCAACCCCAAAGACCAGATCAAAAACCCGGTCATGTTCATGGTGTTCGTTTCGGCTGTGCTCACGACGATCCTGTTCGTGCTCTCGCTCATCGGCATCGCCGATTCTCAGCCGGGCTTCATCCTCGCGATTGCGGTTATCCTCTGGCTCACGGTTTTGTTCGCGAATTTCGCGGAAGCCATCGCGGAAGGCCGGGGCAAGGCGCAGGCCGATTCGCTGCGTGCCGCCAAGCGGGACGTGCAGGCTCACAAGATCACGCAGGGCATGCTCGCCGCAGGGCAGCATGAAGAAGACCCATCGCATGTATACCTTGCGCGCGCAGAAGAGGTCAGCTCGGCAACGCTTAAGAAGAAGGACTACGTGTTCGTGTGCGCTGGCGAGCAGATTCCGGCTGACGGCGAGGTCGTCCAGGGCGCGGCATCGGTCGACGAGAGCGCCATCACGGGCGAATCCGCCCCAGTCATCAGGGAATCGGGCGGTGACCGCTCGTCGGTCACGGGCGGCACGACCGTGCTTTCCGATTGGCTTGTCATCTGCGTCACGCAGGAAAGCGGCAAAAGCTTTCTCGACCAGATGATTGCGATGGTCGAATCGGCCTCCCGCAAAAAGACTCCGAACGAGATTGCGCTCGAAATCTTGCTCGTTGCGCTCACCATCATCTTTCTACTCGTCGCCGTCTCGCTGTTCACGTTCAGCGGGTTCGCGGCGGGACAGGAAGGTATCGCGAACCCCACGACGATCACTTCGCTCGTCGCGCTGTTCGTCTGCCTTGCCCCCACGACCATCGGCGCTCTGCTCTCTGCTATCGGCATCGCCGGCATGAGCCGCCTCAACAAGGCGAACGTGCTCGCGATGAGCGGCCGCGCGGTCGAAGCGGCGGGCGATGTAGATGTGCTTTTGCTCGATAAGACCGGCACGATCACGCTCGGCAACCGCCAAGCGAGCGCGTTCATCCCCGTAGACGGGGCCACCGAGGAAGATCTCGCCGACGCGGCGCAGCTCGCGAGTCTCACCGACGAGACGCCTGAGGGCCGAAGCATCGTCGTGCTTGCCAAGGACCTCTTCAACATCCGCGAGCGCGAACTCGGCGGTGCAGGCATGGTGTCGATTCCTTTTTCGGCGGCCACGCGCATGAGCGGCGTCGACTTCGAAGGCCATGAGATCCGCAAGGGTGCCGCTGACGCGATCAAAGACTACGTCGAGAAGGCGGGAGGTTCGTATTCCGATGAATGCAGAGAACAGGTCGAAGCGATCTCTCGGGCCGGTGGTACTCCGCTGCTTGTTGCTCGTGATCATCGTATTATGGGCGTCATCTATCTGAAGGACATCATCAAGCAGGGCATCAAGGAGAATTTCGCGAGCTTGCGGAAGATGGGCATCAAGACCATCATGATCACCGGCGACAATCCGATGACTGCGGCAGCCATTGCTGCCGAGGCAGGGGTTGACGATTTCTTGGCCGAGGCGACGCCCGAATCGAAGCTCGAGATCATCCGCACGTATCAGGCAGAAGGCCATATGGTTGCGATGACGGGCGACGGCACGAACGACGCTCCGGCGCTTGCCCAGGCCGATGTGGCCGTTGCGATGAACAGCGGCACGCAGGCGGCCAAAGAGGCGGGCAACATGGTCGACCTCGATTCGAGCCCCACGAAGCTCATCGACATCGTCATGATCGGCAAGCAGCTTTTGATGACGCGCGGCTCGCTCACGACGTTTTCGATTGCGAACGACGTGGCTAAGTACTTCGCCATTATCCCCGCATTGTTCGCGCCGCTCTATCCTGCGCTCGATGCGCTCAACATCATGCGGCTCACGAGCCCCGAGACGGCGATCCTCTCGGCCATCATCTATAACGCGCTCATCATCGTCGCGCTTATACCGCTTGCGCTCAAGGGCGTGAAGTACCGCGAAGCGTCGTCGCAGAGCCTGCTTGCGCGCAACCTGCTTGTGTACGGGCTCGGCGGCATCGTCTTGCCGTTTGTAGCCATCAAGGCGATCGACATGCTGCTTACGGTCTTCGGCATGGCGTAA
- the kdpA gene encoding potassium-transporting ATPase subunit KdpA — protein sequence MENLLEYGIYLALLVALAIPLSGYINRVMAGEKTVLGRVLSPVEGVLYRIIGVDKKENMNWKRYLIAALLFSAISLIVLMALLMCQGFLPFNPEGLPGLSWDLAFNTAVSFVTNTNWQAYSGESALSYFSQAIGLTVQNFVTPAVGMAVLFALFRGMVAENSPGLGSFWVDVTRGVLYLFIPLCLVMSVVGIAQGMPENLSDYQEVDLVEPVGIDAEGNAVAADDPAAVDIVDKQIVPMGPQASQVMIKQLGTNGGGYNGVNSASPLENPTPLTNLIQCIALLLVPIALLFSFGRFVNDRKQGRAVFAAVFILLVGSLVAIGVFEQMGTPQLAQDGAVYMGTGGQSGGNMEGKETRFGVTDSSLWAAFTTAASNGSVNSMHDSYTPLGGMVPMILMQLGEVVGGGVGCGLYSLIGFVLLTVFIAGLMVGRTPEYLGKKLGPKEMRMAVILCITTPFVILVGSAAMSLDPATVESLNNPGAHGFSEVLYAATSAGGNNGSAFAGFNANTPFINVVLGIEMLVNRFVPIVATCVLAGGLAVRKQVATTAGTLSTSNAMFVFLVILIVLLVGALTMFPALALGPIAEQLQMVL from the coding sequence ATGGAAAACCTGCTGGAATACGGGATCTACCTCGCGCTTCTCGTTGCGCTCGCCATTCCTCTGAGCGGTTATATCAATCGCGTGATGGCTGGCGAGAAAACGGTGCTCGGCCGCGTGCTCAGCCCGGTTGAAGGTGTTCTCTACCGCATCATCGGCGTCGACAAAAAAGAAAACATGAACTGGAAGCGCTACCTGATCGCCGCGCTTCTGTTCTCGGCGATCTCGCTTATCGTGCTGATGGCTCTTCTCATGTGCCAGGGATTTTTGCCGTTCAATCCCGAAGGATTGCCCGGGCTTTCGTGGGATCTCGCCTTCAACACGGCGGTCAGCTTCGTCACGAACACGAATTGGCAGGCATACAGCGGTGAAAGCGCCTTGAGCTACTTCTCGCAGGCGATCGGCCTTACCGTGCAGAACTTCGTCACGCCCGCCGTTGGCATGGCGGTGCTGTTCGCGCTGTTCCGCGGCATGGTTGCCGAGAACAGCCCCGGTCTCGGATCGTTCTGGGTCGATGTCACGCGCGGCGTGCTGTACCTGTTCATCCCGCTGTGTTTGGTCATGTCGGTCGTCGGCATTGCCCAGGGTATGCCAGAAAACCTCTCCGACTACCAGGAAGTCGATCTCGTGGAACCGGTCGGCATCGATGCTGAGGGCAATGCGGTAGCGGCTGACGATCCGGCTGCCGTCGACATCGTCGACAAGCAGATCGTACCCATGGGCCCGCAGGCGAGCCAGGTCATGATCAAGCAGCTCGGTACGAACGGCGGCGGCTACAACGGCGTCAACTCAGCGAGTCCGCTTGAAAACCCGACTCCGCTCACGAATCTCATCCAGTGCATCGCGCTTCTGCTCGTGCCGATCGCGCTTCTCTTCAGCTTCGGGAGGTTCGTCAACGATCGCAAGCAGGGCAGGGCAGTGTTCGCGGCAGTGTTCATCCTGCTCGTCGGCTCGCTTGTGGCGATCGGCGTGTTCGAGCAGATGGGTACGCCTCAGCTTGCTCAAGACGGTGCGGTCTACATGGGCACGGGCGGCCAATCGGGCGGCAACATGGAGGGCAAGGAGACGCGCTTCGGCGTAACGGATTCGTCCTTGTGGGCGGCGTTCACCACCGCCGCATCGAACGGCTCGGTTAACTCCATGCACGACAGCTATACGCCCCTCGGCGGTATGGTGCCCATGATCCTCATGCAGCTCGGCGAAGTGGTCGGCGGCGGTGTGGGGTGCGGTTTGTATTCCCTCATCGGGTTCGTGCTGCTCACCGTGTTCATTGCGGGCCTCATGGTCGGACGCACGCCTGAATACCTCGGCAAGAAGCTCGGGCCGAAGGAGATGCGCATGGCGGTAATCCTCTGCATCACCACTCCGTTTGTGATCCTCGTGGGATCGGCGGCCATGAGCCTCGATCCGGCAACGGTGGAAAGCCTCAACAATCCGGGTGCCCATGGGTTCTCCGAAGTGCTGTACGCGGCCACCTCTGCGGGCGGCAACAACGGTTCGGCATTCGCGGGCTTCAATGCGAACACGCCGTTCATCAACGTGGTGCTCGGCATCGAGATGCTTGTGAACCGCTTCGTTCCGATCGTTGCGACATGCGTGCTGGCTGGCGGCCTTGCCGTGCGCAAGCAAGTGGCAACAACCGCAGGCACGCTCTCCACGAGCAATGCGATGTTCGTGTTCCTCGTCATACTCATCGTGCTCCTCGTAGGCGCTCTGACGATGTTCCCGGCTCTGGCCCTCGGCCCGATTGCCGAACAGCTTCAGATGGTCTTGTAG